Proteins from a genomic interval of Tenacibaculum sp. SZ-18:
- the dut gene encoding dUTP diphosphatase, whose product MNVQIINKSKHQTPAYETEGSAGMDLRANIEEAIVLKPLERVIVKTGLFIGLPNGYEAQVRPRSGLAAKKGITVLNAPGTVDADYRGEIGVILVNLSNEDFTINDGERIAQLVIAKHERVNWQEVSELNETERGAGGFGSTGV is encoded by the coding sequence ATGAACGTACAAATAATTAATAAATCTAAACATCAAACTCCGGCGTATGAAACTGAAGGCTCGGCTGGAATGGATTTAAGAGCAAACATAGAGGAAGCCATTGTTTTAAAACCTCTTGAAAGAGTTATTGTTAAAACAGGATTATTTATTGGTTTACCAAATGGATATGAAGCACAAGTTAGACCAAGAAGTGGTTTGGCTGCTAAAAAAGGAATTACAGTTTTAAATGCTCCAGGAACAGTTGATGCAGATTACAGAGGTGAAATAGGAGTGATTTTAGTGAATCTTTCTAACGAAGATTTTACCATTAATGACGGTGAAAGAATTGCACAATTAGTTATTGCAAAACACGAACGTGTGAACTGGCAAGAAGTTTCAGAATTAAATGAAACTGAAAGAGGTGCTGGTGGATTTGGAAGTACCGGAGTTTAA
- a CDS encoding head GIN domain-containing protein, translating into MKRLLYISILLLPFLCSAQRTVRTIKDFKNLKVYNGIDIELIQSDKQELIITGEKAEKVKVKENGKTLKIMLRLPETTADGKVKVVLYFNKDIVVIDANEGVTLTSRSIKQGYIEVKAQEGAFVNMVIETKYLLVKGSSGGVVKLTGTTKNEDVKLDLGATYHGYKLVTKNVTNVKAGSGSKAEILAGDSLKAKVSFGGTILYKGKPEFFSEKKVIGGTIEERN; encoded by the coding sequence ATGAAACGATTACTATACATTTCAATCCTATTACTTCCTTTTTTATGCTCAGCACAAAGAACTGTTAGAACTATAAAGGATTTTAAAAATTTGAAAGTTTATAATGGTATTGATATTGAATTAATTCAATCAGATAAACAAGAGCTTATTATAACAGGAGAAAAGGCGGAGAAAGTTAAAGTCAAGGAAAACGGAAAAACTTTAAAAATAATGCTGCGTTTACCAGAAACGACTGCAGATGGTAAAGTGAAGGTAGTTTTATATTTTAATAAAGATATTGTTGTTATTGACGCTAATGAAGGTGTTACGTTAACAAGTAGGAGTATAAAACAAGGTTATATAGAGGTAAAAGCTCAAGAAGGAGCTTTTGTAAATATGGTAATTGAAACAAAGTATCTATTGGTGAAAGGATCATCAGGAGGAGTTGTAAAGTTAACAGGGACCACTAAAAATGAAGATGTTAAGTTAGATCTAGGAGCGACCTACCATGGTTATAAGTTGGTGACTAAAAATGTTACTAATGTTAAAGCTGGATCGGGTTCAAAAGCAGAGATTTTGGCAGGTGATAGTTTAAAAGCCAAAGTTAGTTTTGGAGGTACTATTTTATATAAAGGTAAACCTGAGTTTTTTAGTGAAAAAAAGGTAATTGGTGGAACAATTGAAGAGCGAAATTAA
- a CDS encoding GNAT family N-acetyltransferase, translated as MKIQINENISLEPITNSTSNELFQLMKEVYSLAYDYFWEDGGNWYVHSQYSKENIKEELAQENAEYYFVVFNGERIGNFRILWNEPFPNSKENLKSVKLHRVYLHAKTQGNGIGKALLTWLENKAIKKQYELIWLDAMDEKPQAFNFYKKLGYQYHSHCFLPFDLLHDTYRKMSQLYKKLG; from the coding sequence ATGAAAATTCAAATCAACGAAAATATTAGTTTAGAACCTATTACAAATTCAACAAGTAATGAACTTTTTCAATTAATGAAAGAAGTTTATTCTTTGGCTTACGATTATTTCTGGGAAGATGGTGGTAATTGGTATGTGCATTCACAATATTCTAAAGAAAATATTAAGGAGGAGTTAGCTCAGGAAAATGCTGAGTATTATTTTGTAGTTTTCAATGGGGAGCGGATTGGCAATTTTAGAATTCTTTGGAATGAACCTTTTCCAAATTCAAAAGAGAATTTAAAATCAGTGAAACTTCACAGAGTGTATTTACATGCTAAAACCCAAGGAAACGGAATAGGAAAAGCGTTATTAACTTGGTTAGAAAATAAAGCCATAAAAAAACAATATGAGTTGATATGGTTAGATGCTATGGATGAAAAACCACAAGCGTTTAACTTTTATAAAAAATTAGGATACCAATACCATTCACATTGTTTTTTACCTTTTGATTTATTACATGATACATATAGAAAGATGAGTCAGCTGTATAAAAAGTTGGGTTAA
- the tatA gene encoding twin-arginine translocase TatA/TatE family subunit: protein MKALAIFLGIVGPWQIAIIVVLVVLLFGGKKIPELMKGLGTGIKEFKDATKKEENTDNNKE, encoded by the coding sequence ATGAAAGCGTTAGCAATATTTTTAGGTATAGTAGGACCATGGCAGATTGCCATTATTGTTGTACTAGTAGTTTTACTTTTTGGAGGAAAGAAAATTCCAGAATTAATGAAAGGATTAGGAACTGGAATTAAAGAATTTAAAGACGCTACAAAAAAAGAAGAAAATACAGATAATAATAAAGAATAA
- the rpiB gene encoding ribose 5-phosphate isomerase B, with amino-acid sequence MTIAIGNDHAGTDYKFEIINILQELGHEVINFGTDNSDSMDYPDTIHPTADSVESGKASLGIILCGSGNGAQMTANKHQGIRAALCWNNELVALSRQHNNANILTIPARFVSLQQAIGFVKIFLSTEFEGGRHQNRVSKIACS; translated from the coding sequence ATGACAATTGCGATAGGAAATGATCACGCTGGAACTGATTACAAGTTCGAAATCATTAATATTTTACAAGAGTTAGGTCATGAAGTAATCAATTTTGGAACGGATAATTCTGATAGTATGGATTATCCAGATACAATTCATCCAACAGCTGACTCAGTAGAATCAGGAAAAGCTTCTTTAGGTATTATTTTATGTGGAAGCGGTAATGGAGCTCAGATGACAGCTAATAAACATCAAGGAATTAGAGCTGCTTTATGTTGGAATAATGAATTAGTTGCTTTATCAAGACAACATAATAATGCAAATATTTTAACGATTCCTGCGCGCTTTGTTTCTTTACAACAAGCAATAGGATTTGTAAAGATTTTCCTTTCAACAGAATTTGAAGGAGGTCGTCACCAAAATAGAGTTTCTAAAATTGCTTGTTCATAA
- the rnr gene encoding ribonuclease R, with product MPRKKKIHKKKGKVIKDLTRKIFKVLNEDSNKGFTYKQIAERYGINNTEGKNQIIKKLGELTASDKIVQVEKGKYKINEERKYYIGTMDLTSNGNGYFICEDFEEDIFVPSVNLNKALQNDLVRVYVYNKRKSNKLEADVVEVLERAKQEFVGTLQMSKNFGFVIPDNSKMYADIFISRGKINGANDGDKVVAKITDWPDNSKNPFGKITETLGRPGDHDTEIHSILLEYGLPYEFPSEVEKEAEKLPIEITDEEISKRRDMRSDLTFTIDPITAKDFDDALSFKVLENGNYEIGIHIADVSHYVKPNTILDDEAYDRATSVYLVDRVVPMLPEMLSNGVCSLRPNEEKLTFSAVFEMDERANILNEWFGRTVTYSDKRFAYEEAQVIIETKQNRIPSEVSLSGEEYEVSDDIVQAVLKMDELAKKMRKKRMKSGAISFDKVEVRFNLDEQANPIGVYFKESKDANKLIEEFMLLANKRVAQCIGKGKGGKATNKTFIYRVHDEPDVEKLAALQNIISKFGYKIDTQTRETTSESLNKLLKDVHGKGEANMVETLAIRSMSKAEYTTQNIGHYGLAFDYYSHFTSPIRRYPDVMTHRLLQHYLDGGSSPKLESYEERCKHSSKMEELAAKAERDSIKYMQVKFMQDHKDEEFEGVVSGVTEWGIYVEILSNKCEGMVRIRDIKDDYYIFDEKQYAVIGQATNAIIQLGDYVKVKVKHTDLERKHLDFDLIEHNG from the coding sequence ATGCCTAGAAAAAAGAAAATACATAAGAAAAAAGGAAAGGTAATTAAAGATCTTACCCGTAAGATTTTTAAAGTACTTAATGAAGATTCAAATAAAGGCTTCACTTACAAACAAATAGCAGAAAGATATGGAATTAATAACACTGAGGGGAAAAATCAAATAATTAAAAAGTTAGGGGAGTTAACTGCAAGTGATAAAATTGTTCAAGTTGAAAAAGGAAAATATAAAATCAATGAAGAGCGAAAATATTATATCGGAACGATGGATTTGACTAGTAATGGAAACGGTTATTTCATTTGTGAAGATTTTGAAGAGGACATTTTTGTTCCTTCTGTTAACTTAAATAAAGCATTACAAAACGATTTAGTTCGAGTATATGTTTATAACAAAAGAAAATCGAATAAATTAGAAGCTGACGTTGTTGAAGTTTTAGAAAGAGCCAAACAAGAATTCGTAGGAACTTTACAAATGAGTAAGAATTTTGGTTTTGTAATTCCAGACAATTCAAAAATGTATGCGGATATTTTTATTTCACGTGGAAAAATAAATGGTGCGAATGATGGTGATAAGGTAGTAGCAAAAATTACTGATTGGCCAGATAATTCAAAAAATCCATTCGGTAAAATTACAGAAACGTTAGGAAGACCTGGTGATCACGATACTGAGATTCATTCTATTCTTTTAGAGTATGGTTTGCCATACGAATTTCCTAGTGAGGTGGAAAAAGAAGCAGAGAAATTACCAATAGAAATTACTGATGAAGAAATTAGTAAACGTAGAGATATGAGATCAGATTTAACGTTCACTATTGATCCAATTACGGCAAAAGATTTTGATGATGCATTGTCATTTAAGGTTTTAGAAAATGGTAATTATGAAATAGGAATTCATATTGCTGATGTTTCTCATTATGTAAAGCCTAACACTATTTTAGATGACGAAGCTTATGATAGAGCCACTTCAGTATATCTCGTAGATCGAGTAGTTCCAATGCTTCCAGAAATGTTATCAAACGGAGTTTGTTCGTTACGTCCGAATGAGGAAAAATTAACGTTTTCAGCGGTTTTTGAAATGGATGAGAGAGCAAACATTTTGAATGAGTGGTTTGGAAGAACTGTTACCTATTCGGATAAACGATTTGCATATGAAGAAGCACAGGTGATTATTGAAACAAAGCAAAATAGAATTCCAAGTGAAGTGTCGTTATCTGGAGAGGAATATGAAGTTTCGGACGATATTGTTCAAGCAGTGTTGAAAATGGACGAGCTTGCCAAGAAAATGCGCAAGAAACGTATGAAATCTGGAGCTATTTCTTTTGACAAAGTAGAAGTTCGTTTTAATTTAGATGAACAAGCAAATCCAATTGGAGTTTATTTTAAAGAATCAAAAGATGCTAATAAGTTGATTGAAGAATTCATGTTATTAGCAAATAAGAGAGTTGCACAATGTATAGGAAAAGGCAAAGGAGGAAAGGCTACAAATAAAACATTTATTTATCGTGTGCATGATGAACCCGACGTTGAAAAGTTGGCTGCTCTTCAAAATATAATTAGCAAGTTCGGATATAAGATTGATACACAGACCCGTGAAACAACTTCTGAATCCTTAAACAAGTTATTGAAAGATGTTCATGGTAAGGGTGAAGCCAATATGGTAGAAACCTTGGCCATCCGATCAATGAGTAAAGCAGAATATACTACACAAAATATCGGTCACTATGGTTTAGCATTTGATTATTATAGTCATTTTACTTCACCAATTCGTCGTTATCCTGATGTTATGACTCACAGGTTATTACAACATTATTTGGATGGTGGTTCCTCGCCTAAATTAGAATCTTATGAAGAGCGTTGTAAACATTCTTCTAAAATGGAAGAGTTAGCAGCAAAGGCTGAAAGAGATTCAATTAAATATATGCAGGTGAAGTTTATGCAAGATCATAAGGATGAAGAGTTTGAAGGAGTCGTTTCGGGTGTAACAGAATGGGGTATTTATGTAGAAATTTTATCGAATAAATGTGAAGGTATGGTTCGTATTCGAGATATTAAAGATGACTACTATATTTTTGATGAGAAACAGTATGCTGTTATTGGTCAGGCAACAAATGCTATTATTCAATTAGGTGATTACGTCAAGGTTAAAGTAAAGCATACAGACTTAGAACGTAAGCATTTAGATTTTGATTTGATTGAACACAATGGATAA
- a CDS encoding GNAT family N-acetyltransferase — MEFTVKSFDQLTTSELYAVLQLRSEVFVVEQDCVYQDIDGNDQKALHVLGFKNNQLIAYTRLFKPADYYKFASIGRVIVKQGERKYGYGHDLISFSIDTVYKEFSTKTIKIGAQTYLRKFYESHGFQKVGEDYIEDGIPHIYMIRE, encoded by the coding sequence ATGGAATTTACAGTTAAATCCTTTGATCAACTAACTACTTCAGAATTGTATGCAGTTTTGCAATTACGTTCTGAAGTATTTGTTGTTGAGCAAGATTGTGTATATCAAGATATTGATGGTAATGATCAAAAAGCTCTTCATGTTTTAGGTTTTAAAAACAATCAATTAATTGCATACACACGCTTATTCAAGCCTGCTGATTATTACAAATTTGCTAGTATTGGCAGAGTAATTGTAAAACAAGGAGAACGAAAATATGGTTATGGACATGATTTGATCAGTTTTTCAATTGATACAGTTTATAAAGAGTTTTCAACAAAAACGATTAAAATTGGCGCACAAACCTATTTAAGAAAGTTCTACGAGTCACATGGTTTTCAAAAAGTTGGCGAAGATTATATTGAGGACGGAATTCCACATATATATATGATTAGAGAGTAA
- a CDS encoding pseudouridine synthase gives MKEHRHFIIHKPFGFLSQFINNQTKRMKKMLGELHDFPEGTMAIGRLDVKSEGLLLLTTDGKVSDYITTRGKVEKEYYVQVDGTINSTEIEQLQKGVKIGIKGEKYLTKPCKVKPIGTPNLPERTMRIRDDRHGPTSWISITLKEGKYRQVRKMTSAVGFPTLRLVRVRIGNILLNDLKSGGVVEVENLMEMVK, from the coding sequence ATGAAAGAACATCGACATTTTATTATTCATAAACCTTTTGGTTTCCTTTCTCAGTTTATTAACAATCAAACTAAGAGAATGAAAAAAATGTTAGGAGAGTTGCATGATTTTCCTGAAGGAACCATGGCTATTGGAAGATTAGACGTAAAATCGGAAGGTTTATTATTGTTAACAACCGATGGAAAAGTTAGTGATTACATTACTACGAGAGGTAAAGTAGAAAAAGAATATTACGTACAAGTTGATGGCACTATAAACTCCACTGAAATTGAACAACTTCAAAAAGGAGTAAAAATTGGAATTAAAGGTGAAAAATACCTAACAAAACCTTGCAAAGTAAAACCTATTGGAACGCCTAATTTACCTGAACGAACAATGAGAATAAGAGATGATCGTCACGGACCAACATCTTGGATTTCAATAACATTAAAGGAAGGAAAATACCGACAAGTTCGTAAAATGACTTCAGCAGTTGGTTTCCCAACATTACGTTTAGTTCGTGTAAGAATTGGAAATATTTTATTAAATGATTTAAAATCTGGTGGAGTAGTGGAAGTTGAAAATTTAATGGAAATGGTTAAGTAA
- a CDS encoding SPFH domain-containing protein — protein sequence MPLFSSIAIFIGVILLISAFFIVKQQTAAVIERFGRFHSIRHSGLQLKIPLVDRIAGKLSLKIQQLDVIVETKTLDDVFVRLKVSVQYKVIRDKVYEAFYKLDYPHDQITSYVFDVVRAEVPKMKLDDVFVKKDDIAIAVKAELNDAMMEYGYDIIKTLVTDIDPDSQVKEAMNRINAAEREKIAAQYEGDAQRILIVEKAKAEAESKRLQGQGIADQRREIARGLEESVEVLNKVGINSQEASALIVVTQHYDTLQSIGEETNSNLILLPNSPQAGSNMLNDMVASFAASNQIGEAMKKTRDKNKDKDA from the coding sequence ATGCCATTATTCTCATCAATAGCTATTTTCATTGGAGTTATTCTTTTGATCTCAGCTTTCTTTATTGTAAAACAACAAACAGCCGCTGTAATAGAACGTTTCGGACGTTTTCACAGTATTCGTCATTCTGGACTGCAATTAAAAATTCCTTTAGTAGATAGAATTGCAGGTAAATTAAGTTTAAAAATTCAACAGTTAGATGTAATTGTAGAAACAAAAACATTAGATGACGTATTTGTACGTTTAAAGGTTTCTGTTCAATATAAAGTAATAAGAGACAAAGTGTATGAAGCATTTTATAAATTAGACTATCCGCATGATCAAATTACAAGTTATGTATTCGATGTAGTTCGTGCCGAAGTACCAAAAATGAAATTAGACGATGTATTCGTTAAGAAAGACGACATCGCAATTGCTGTAAAAGCTGAATTAAATGATGCAATGATGGAATACGGTTATGACATCATTAAAACGCTTGTAACTGACATTGATCCAGATTCACAGGTAAAAGAAGCTATGAACAGAATTAATGCCGCAGAACGTGAAAAAATTGCTGCTCAATACGAAGGAGATGCACAACGTATTTTAATTGTTGAAAAGGCAAAAGCTGAAGCAGAAAGTAAAAGATTACAAGGTCAAGGTATCGCTGATCAAAGACGTGAAATTGCTCGTGGTTTAGAAGAATCAGTAGAAGTTTTAAATAAAGTTGGAATCAACAGTCAAGAGGCTTCTGCCTTAATTGTTGTTACTCAACACTATGATACCTTACAGTCAATTGGTGAAGAAACCAATAGTAATTTAATCTTACTACCTAATTCTCCTCAAGCCGGTAGTAATATGTTGAATGATATGGTAGCTAGTTTCGCAGCGAGTAACCAAATTGGAGAAGCAATGAAAAAGACAAGAGATAAGAATAAAGATAAAGATGCCTAA
- a CDS encoding class I SAM-dependent methyltransferase: MISQDNFIQNSEYYISTKDFSLTGEEFKLVRNDKFDLLITQPIPQNLEKYYDFDEYISHTDSKKSMIDKVYQLVRNFTLKKKLKLVNSLTETNKTILDVGCGTGDFLSVCKTNGWTTVGIEPNQKAREISLTKKLVIKKDINDLVDAEEKFDIITLWHVLEHVPDLDQYITKLKSLLHKNGTLIIAVPNHKSYDADYYQNHWAAFDVPRHIWHFSKTSIEKIFSHYDFKLIKTLPMKFDSYYVSLLSEKYKTGKMNPINAFITGLKSNFSARKTKQYSSAIYLLKKSS, translated from the coding sequence TTGATTTCTCAAGACAACTTCATACAAAATTCAGAATATTATATTTCAACCAAAGACTTTTCGTTAACAGGAGAGGAATTTAAGCTCGTAAGAAATGATAAATTCGATTTACTAATAACTCAACCTATTCCACAAAACTTAGAAAAGTATTATGACTTCGATGAGTATATATCTCATACAGATTCAAAAAAATCAATGATTGACAAAGTATACCAATTAGTAAGGAATTTCACCCTCAAAAAGAAACTTAAATTAGTCAATTCTTTAACAGAAACGAATAAAACAATTTTAGACGTTGGATGCGGAACTGGAGATTTTTTATCAGTTTGTAAAACTAATGGATGGACAACAGTTGGTATCGAACCCAACCAAAAAGCAAGAGAAATATCTTTAACTAAAAAATTAGTTATAAAAAAAGATATTAACGATTTAGTAGATGCAGAAGAGAAGTTTGACATCATTACTCTTTGGCATGTTTTAGAACATGTTCCAGATTTAGATCAGTACATTACTAAATTAAAATCACTACTTCATAAAAATGGAACTTTAATAATTGCAGTGCCTAATCATAAAAGTTACGATGCCGACTACTATCAAAATCACTGGGCAGCTTTTGATGTTCCACGTCATATTTGGCATTTCTCTAAAACGAGTATTGAAAAAATATTCAGTCATTATGATTTCAAACTCATCAAAACACTTCCGATGAAATTTGATTCCTATTATGTTTCATTACTATCTGAAAAATATAAAACTGGAAAAATGAATCCTATTAACGCATTTATAACTGGTTTAAAATCAAATTTCTCTGCACGTAAAACAAAACAATACTCATCAGCTATATATTTATTAAAAAAGAGTTCTTAA
- the recA gene encoding recombinase RecA, which translates to MAADKEKEAKLKALQLTLDKLDKSYGKGTVMKLGDKVIDDVDAISSGSLGLDLALGVGGYPRGRIIEIYGPESSGKTTLTLHAIAEAQKAGGIAAFIDAEHAFDRFYAESLGIDVDNLIISQPDHGEQALEIADNLIRSGAIDIVVVDSVAALTPKSEIEGEMGDSKMGLHARLMSQALRKLTATISKTNCTVIFINQLREKIGVMFGNPETTTGGNALKFYASVRLDIRRRTQIKDGDRVIGNSTKVKVVKNKVAPPFQTAEFDIMYGAGVSKVGEILDIGVELGIVKKSGSWFSYGDTKLGQGRDAVKGLIKDNPELMEELETKIKDAIENQE; encoded by the coding sequence ATGGCAGCAGATAAAGAAAAAGAAGCGAAATTAAAGGCGCTTCAACTTACTCTAGATAAATTAGATAAGTCTTACGGGAAAGGAACAGTAATGAAGTTGGGTGATAAAGTGATTGATGATGTAGATGCTATTTCTTCAGGATCTTTAGGATTAGATTTGGCCTTAGGAGTTGGAGGGTACCCAAGAGGAAGAATCATTGAAATATACGGACCAGAATCTTCTGGTAAGACAACATTAACTTTACATGCAATTGCAGAAGCTCAAAAAGCAGGTGGAATTGCAGCTTTTATTGATGCCGAGCACGCTTTTGATCGTTTTTATGCAGAAAGCTTAGGAATTGATGTAGATAATTTAATTATTTCTCAACCAGATCATGGAGAGCAAGCATTAGAAATTGCAGACAACTTAATTCGTTCAGGGGCGATTGATATTGTAGTTGTCGATTCTGTTGCAGCATTAACTCCAAAATCTGAGATTGAAGGAGAAATGGGAGATTCTAAAATGGGATTACATGCACGTTTAATGTCTCAAGCATTGCGTAAATTAACGGCTACAATTAGTAAAACAAATTGTACAGTAATTTTCATTAACCAGTTACGTGAAAAAATTGGTGTAATGTTCGGAAATCCTGAAACAACTACTGGTGGTAATGCATTAAAGTTTTATGCTTCTGTTCGTTTAGATATTCGTAGAAGAACTCAAATTAAAGATGGCGATCGTGTTATTGGTAACAGTACGAAAGTAAAAGTAGTTAAAAACAAAGTGGCTCCACCTTTCCAAACTGCAGAGTTCGATATTATGTATGGAGCTGGAGTTTCTAAAGTTGGAGAGATTTTAGATATCGGAGTTGAGTTAGGTATTGTTAAGAAAAGTGGATCTTGGTTTAGCTATGGAGACACTAAATTAGGTCAAGGTAGAGACGCTGTTAAAGGTCTAATTAAGGATAATCCTGAATTAATGGAAGAATTGGAAACTAAAATTAAAGACGCCATTGAAAATCAAGAATAA
- a CDS encoding DoxX family protein, which translates to MELIQKHATEILLLLFLIVTFLQSGIDKVTDWGGNLSFIKDHFKNSPLKNFVSPLLAIILILELMAGALMFVGVFQLATTGQTNLALLGVELSALSLIFLLVGQRLAKDYAGAMTLAVYFMIAIFGVFLLNK; encoded by the coding sequence ATGGAACTTATACAAAAGCATGCAACTGAAATTTTATTACTCCTTTTTTTAATCGTTACTTTTCTACAGTCAGGAATAGATAAGGTGACTGATTGGGGAGGGAACTTATCCTTTATAAAAGATCATTTTAAAAATTCACCTTTAAAGAATTTTGTGTCGCCATTATTAGCTATAATTTTAATTTTAGAATTAATGGCAGGTGCATTGATGTTTGTTGGAGTTTTTCAATTAGCAACAACAGGACAAACTAATCTTGCATTACTTGGTGTAGAATTATCTGCTTTAAGTTTGATATTTTTATTAGTCGGTCAGAGATTAGCAAAAGATTATGCAGGAGCGATGACTTTGGCAGTTTATTTTATGATTGCCATATTTGGAGTATTTTTATTAAATAAATAA